The window CCGGCCTGACAATATTGGCTACATATTGAACCGCACTTAGTGAATTTTTTGACTCATCCACAGAAATAAGTATTTTGTGCTGCATGGTCCCCTCCTGTATTATGGCTTGTGGTTGGCTGAACAGTCTTTATCAGTTGATAAAGATATTTCTAATATACCAAAAAAAACTAAACCACAAGTTTATGTATAACGCCAGTGGGGCATTTTTCATAACATATCCCGCACCCTGTGCATTTCTCCGGATTGACCACTGCCAGCGAGTCCACCATGTTGATAGCTTCTTCGGGGCAGACCTTTTTGCAGAGAGAGCAGCCAATACAGCCTACGGAACATATTTTTTTGACAACTTTTCCAGGATCATGGGACTGACAAAAGCAGACCGATTTCTGGCTGATGGGCACAAGTTTGGGTATACCCTTGGGACAAACCTTGACGCAATTGCCGCAGGCAGTACATTTTTTTGCTGCAACTACAGGCAGTCCACTTTTGAGCATGGTGATGGCTCCAAAAGAACATACCCTTTCACAGGTTCCCAATCCAAGACACCCGTAACTGCAGGCCTTGTCCCCTCCTGAAACCAGCTCAGCAGCTCTGCAGTCGTCAATACCAAAATATTTAAATTTATGATCAGAAGAATTTTTGGTTCCGCTGCAGAACATCTGGGCAACCTGC of the Desulfonatronovibrio magnus genome contains:
- a CDS encoding RnfABCDGE type electron transport complex subunit B, with the protein product MEQILIAIAAMGLMGLMLSLILGITAKAFYVPVDPRIAKVNDALPGANCGACGLAGCSDLATAIVLGYAEPKACKAGSSETIAAISDIIGVEVDAEEQQVAQMFCSGTKNSSDHKFKYFGIDDCRAAELVSGGDKACSYGCLGLGTCERVCSFGAITMLKSGLPVVAAKKCTACGNCVKVCPKGIPKLVPISQKSVCFCQSHDPGKVVKKICSVGCIGCSLCKKVCPEEAINMVDSLAVVNPEKCTGCGICYEKCPTGVIHKLVV